A DNA window from Niabella yanshanensis contains the following coding sequences:
- a CDS encoding transposase: protein MHCFFGLKPVVSISELMKIVKAKSSKYINDHALTKQRFEWQEGYGVFSYSQRDVDIIFRYVQNQQEHHQHKTFREEYLELLEKFKISYDTQYIFHELK, encoded by the coding sequence ATGCATTGTTTTTTCGGGCTGAAGCCTGTAGTATCCATTTCAGAACTGATGAAAATAGTGAAAGCCAAGTCATCAAAATATATCAATGATCATGCGCTTACAAAACAAAGGTTTGAGTGGCAGGAAGGTTATGGCGTATTTTCCTATAGCCAGCGGGATGTTGACATAATATTCAGATACGTGCAAAATCAGCAAGAACACCATCAGCACAAAACATTTAGAGAGGAGTACCTTGAGTTACTTGAAAAATTTAAAATTAGCTATGATACACAATATATTTTTCATGAGCTAAAATAG
- a CDS encoding ligase-associated DNA damage response DEXH box helicase: MVKRIQSTPGYQIVEDWFTSLENRPFSFQQESWQRFHEGKSGLVIAPTGFGKTFSVFFSVVIHYLNHPKEYGDGLKLIWITPLRSLAKDLGRAMSEALGQLGLDWEVGVRNGDTSTAERQRQVKRMPDVLIITPESLHLLFAQKDNTRYFKYLKCIAVDEWHELLGSKRGVLTELAISRLKHIVPELRIWGISATIGNIEEALQVLIPYDDTPKTIVRSKEKKKTEIISIIPDEIEVLPWAGHLGTKMAAQLIPIINESRTTLIFTNTRGQSELWYQVMLSVAPDLAGQLAIHHGSIDMELRNWIEDMLHTAQLKAVICTSSLDLGVDFKPVDTVIQIGSPKGVARFLQRAGRSGHSPFETSKIYFLPTHSLELVEAAALKEAALKGVIESRQPLVQTFDVLVQYLVTLAVGEGFLEEHVYQQVKQTFAFSYMEREEWLWALRFITQGGDVLTAYEDFQKVIIEDGIYKVKNRRIAMMHRMNLGVIVSDPMLKVKFLSGGYIGMVEEYFVSKLNPGDKFGLAGKILEFTMIKDMTVLVKKSTAKRAITPSWLGGRLPLSSNLSAFLRHKFSEALHPGAKELELRKLHPLFVQQEAHSHIPKESEFLIELIQTRDGHHLFMYPFEGRLVHEVMSALVAYRISRIQPISFSMAMNDYGFELLSDQPIPMDKIDMNQVLSAEHLTEDIARSINAAEMAGRKFRDIAVIAGLVMKNYAGKYKTDKNLQSSSGLIFRIFEQYDAQNLLMRQAFEEVFYQQLEEPRLAAALQRIQQSKIIIVNAKAFTPLSFPIKVDSLRQDLSSEELDAKVKKMQDEVLRKVDGRGE; this comes from the coding sequence ATGGTGAAGCGCATTCAATCCACCCCCGGCTACCAGATCGTTGAAGACTGGTTTACATCTTTAGAGAACCGGCCATTCAGTTTCCAGCAGGAAAGCTGGCAGCGCTTTCACGAGGGTAAATCCGGACTTGTGATCGCCCCAACCGGTTTTGGTAAAACTTTTTCTGTTTTCTTTTCAGTAGTGATACACTATCTCAATCATCCCAAAGAATATGGCGATGGGCTGAAGCTGATATGGATCACACCTTTGCGTTCGCTGGCAAAAGACCTGGGCAGGGCAATGTCAGAAGCTTTAGGACAACTGGGGCTGGATTGGGAGGTAGGCGTAAGAAACGGTGATACCTCAACAGCCGAAAGGCAGAGGCAGGTAAAGCGAATGCCCGATGTATTGATTATTACGCCGGAAAGTCTTCATTTACTATTCGCTCAAAAAGACAATACCCGTTACTTCAAATACCTGAAATGTATCGCGGTAGATGAATGGCACGAATTGCTGGGCAGTAAACGGGGGGTGTTAACCGAGCTGGCGATATCGAGGTTGAAGCATATTGTACCTGAACTTCGTATCTGGGGCATCAGTGCTACTATCGGCAACATAGAGGAAGCCCTGCAAGTGCTGATCCCATATGACGATACACCTAAAACCATTGTTAGGTCAAAAGAAAAAAAGAAGACGGAGATTATATCTATCATTCCTGACGAAATAGAAGTGCTGCCCTGGGCCGGGCACCTGGGTACCAAGATGGCTGCGCAACTCATCCCTATTATCAATGAAAGCCGTACCACGCTGATCTTTACCAATACCCGCGGGCAAAGCGAGTTGTGGTACCAGGTTATGCTTTCTGTAGCACCCGATCTGGCCGGCCAGCTGGCCATTCATCATGGTTCTATTGATATGGAATTGCGCAACTGGATTGAAGATATGCTGCATACTGCACAACTGAAAGCAGTGATCTGTACGTCTTCCCTCGACCTGGGCGTTGACTTTAAGCCGGTGGATACGGTGATACAGATTGGATCTCCCAAAGGGGTGGCCCGCTTTTTACAGCGTGCAGGACGCAGTGGACACTCACCTTTTGAAACATCGAAAATATATTTCCTACCCACCCACTCACTGGAGTTGGTGGAAGCGGCAGCTTTGAAAGAAGCGGCTTTAAAAGGTGTGATTGAAAGCCGGCAGCCGTTGGTGCAAACATTCGATGTATTGGTGCAATACCTGGTAACGCTGGCTGTTGGAGAAGGTTTCTTAGAAGAGCATGTATATCAGCAGGTGAAGCAAACCTTTGCTTTTAGTTATATGGAAAGGGAGGAATGGTTATGGGCATTGCGTTTTATTACGCAGGGCGGAGATGTATTAACGGCATATGAAGACTTTCAAAAAGTAATTATAGAAGACGGTATTTATAAAGTAAAGAACCGGCGCATAGCCATGATGCACCGCATGAACCTGGGCGTTATTGTGAGCGATCCGATGCTGAAGGTCAAGTTTCTAAGTGGAGGCTATATCGGGATGGTGGAGGAGTACTTTGTGTCGAAGCTCAATCCGGGCGATAAATTCGGGCTGGCGGGTAAAATACTGGAATTCACGATGATCAAAGACATGACGGTGCTGGTGAAAAAGAGCACTGCTAAACGTGCGATCACACCGAGCTGGCTGGGAGGCAGGCTGCCACTGAGTTCTAACCTGAGTGCTTTTTTACGCCATAAATTCAGCGAGGCATTACACCCCGGCGCCAAAGAATTAGAGCTTCGAAAACTACACCCTCTTTTTGTACAGCAAGAGGCTCACTCTCATATTCCAAAAGAAAGTGAGTTTTTGATAGAGCTGATCCAGACACGCGACGGTCATCATCTGTTCATGTATCCTTTTGAAGGGAGATTGGTGCATGAAGTGATGAGTGCCTTGGTAGCCTATCGCATCAGCCGCATTCAGCCCATCAGCTTTTCTATGGCCATGAATGATTATGGCTTTGAACTGCTAAGTGATCAGCCCATCCCGATGGATAAGATTGATATGAATCAGGTTCTGTCTGCTGAGCATCTTACCGAAGACATTGCCCGTAGTATTAATGCCGCTGAAATGGCAGGACGTAAATTCAGGGATATTGCAGTTATTGCCGGGCTGGTGATGAAAAACTACGCCGGGAAATATAAGACAGATAAAAACCTTCAATCTTCCTCCGGCCTTATTTTCAGGATATTTGAACAGTATGATGCTCAGAACCTTTTAATGCGACAGGCTTTTGAAGAGGTTTTTTACCAACAGCTGGAAGAACCCCGTTTAGCAGCAGCCCTGCAACGCATTCAACAAAGTAAGATCATTATTGTTAATGCTAAAGCCTTCACGCCCCTGAGCTTTCCGATAAAAGTAGATAGCTTGCGGCAGGATTTAAGTAGTGAAGAGCTGGACGCCAAAGTAAAGAAGATGCAGGATGAAGTGCTGCGGAAGGTGGATGGGAGAGGGGAATAG
- the pdeM gene encoding ligase-associated DNA damage response endonuclease PdeM, protein MEIVVQNEILILSALRAIYWPRKKALILSDMHLGKTGYFRSKGIPIPSTVLANDLQRLSLLIDTYSPETIVVAGDMFHHDYNADIDYFHTWRQLYNSIAFILVPGNHDKLLNIDYQALSIQLTEKKHWLEPFTIIHEPVERSETFMISGHIHPGYTMAGRARQTLRLPCFIIGQRQIILPAFSLFTGLYTGHQTIDTNSYYLIGNDTIFKV, encoded by the coding sequence ATGGAAATTGTTGTTCAAAATGAAATATTGATATTGTCTGCTTTACGGGCTATATACTGGCCGCGTAAAAAAGCGCTGATCCTGTCAGATATGCATCTGGGCAAGACCGGCTATTTCCGTTCAAAAGGTATTCCCATTCCTTCTACGGTGCTGGCTAATGATCTGCAGAGACTGTCGTTGCTGATCGACACCTATAGTCCGGAAACTATAGTTGTCGCGGGCGATATGTTTCACCATGATTATAATGCAGATATTGATTATTTTCATACCTGGAGACAGTTGTATAATAGCATAGCTTTTATTTTGGTGCCTGGTAATCATGATAAGCTGCTGAATATAGATTACCAGGCATTGAGCATCCAACTGACAGAGAAGAAGCATTGGCTGGAGCCTTTTACCATTATACATGAGCCGGTTGAACGCTCCGAAACCTTTATGATTAGCGGCCACATACATCCCGGCTATACCATGGCTGGTCGCGCCCGCCAAACTTTACGGCTTCCTTGTTTTATTATAGGCCAACGGCAAATAATTCTACCTGCTTTTAGTCTTTTTACCGGATTATATACGGGGCACCAGACCATCGATACGAATAGCTACTATTTGATTGGAAATGATACGATATTCAAAGTATAG
- a CDS encoding M48 family metalloprotease: MKRIGLSLMAISMLVGAANAQLKVNTKAIGAVGKGVKAAAYSDADAARDAAAGVKWMDEHNPVADANDPYTVRLNKIFGKHKSEDGLNLNYKVYKVVDINAFACADGSVRVFSSLMDIMSDDELLAVIGHEIGHVRNHDSKDAMKAALTRSAVADAAGSQSGVAASLTDSQLGALAEAMMDSKHSRKQETDADTYSYDFMKKHGYNVMGAYNAFMTLASLSEGGAQASKFQKMMNSHPDSKQRAEEVKKRAQKDGLWKEADIKKIK; this comes from the coding sequence ATGAAAAGAATAGGGCTTTCTTTAATGGCCATCTCTATGTTGGTGGGTGCCGCTAACGCACAGTTAAAAGTTAACACAAAGGCTATCGGGGCGGTTGGGAAAGGTGTAAAAGCAGCTGCGTACAGTGATGCAGATGCAGCGCGTGATGCGGCTGCCGGCGTGAAATGGATGGATGAGCACAATCCTGTAGCGGATGCGAATGATCCGTATACAGTTCGTTTAAACAAAATTTTCGGTAAGCACAAATCTGAAGACGGGTTAAATCTAAACTACAAAGTTTACAAGGTGGTTGATATTAATGCTTTTGCATGTGCAGATGGTAGTGTCAGGGTTTTTTCGTCTTTAATGGACATCATGAGCGATGATGAGTTGCTGGCTGTAATTGGGCATGAAATCGGCCATGTTAGAAACCATGACTCTAAAGATGCGATGAAAGCTGCTTTAACAAGGTCAGCGGTTGCTGATGCTGCCGGTTCTCAATCGGGTGTGGCAGCTTCTCTGACGGATAGCCAGCTGGGCGCCTTAGCCGAAGCAATGATGGACAGTAAACATAGCCGTAAACAGGAAACTGATGCCGATACTTACAGCTACGATTTTATGAAAAAGCATGGTTATAATGTAATGGGCGCTTATAACGCATTTATGACTTTGGCCAGTTTGAGTGAGGGTGGTGCACAGGCATCTAAATTTCAAAAAATGATGAACTCTCACCCGGATAGTAAGCAACGCGCCGAAGAGGTGAAAAAAAGAGCCCAAAAAGACGGGCTTTGGAAAGAGGCTGATATCAAGAAAATAAAATAA
- a CDS encoding HAD-IB family phosphatase, which produces MKQKNYYIIDFDSTFTQVEALDELVRISLKDNPDKEKIFKKIEEYTNLAMEGQLSFSESLAERVKLLGANKEHLKKLVTHLKKKVSKSFSRNAPFFKKHADDVLIVSGGFKEFITPVVKKFNIKKENIYANTFLFDSEGTIIGYDTANPLSQEGGKVKLMKELKLEGNLYGIGDGYSDFQLKESGHVKKFFAYTENISRNSVTSKADYITPSFDEFLYLNKLPGSISYPKNRIIAIVAGSVPEESVELLRQEGFTVVAEQEADEKTIQKAGILLVADKIILDSKQIKKATRLKVIGYFGHAQTELPVSFCTEKGIVIFDASKTSAKGANAISQRIIDFINRGSVQHSINFPSLQLTAVTKTHRIIHIHKNVPGVMAHINTVLAEHAINIDAQYLMTNPTIGYVIIDINKEYDKQLLKELKAIEHTIQFRVLY; this is translated from the coding sequence ATGAAGCAAAAGAATTATTATATTATAGATTTCGACAGCACTTTTACACAGGTAGAGGCATTGGACGAGTTGGTTAGGATTTCTTTAAAGGATAATCCTGATAAAGAAAAAATCTTCAAAAAAATCGAAGAATATACCAACCTGGCCATGGAAGGGCAGCTTTCCTTTTCCGAAAGCCTGGCAGAAAGGGTAAAATTACTGGGCGCCAATAAAGAGCATCTAAAAAAACTGGTAACACATTTGAAAAAGAAAGTGTCTAAATCATTCTCGCGAAATGCACCTTTCTTTAAAAAACATGCAGATGATGTGCTGATCGTTTCCGGGGGGTTTAAAGAGTTTATCACCCCGGTAGTTAAAAAGTTTAATATAAAAAAGGAAAACATCTACGCTAATACCTTTTTATTCGACAGCGAGGGTACTATTATTGGCTACGATACAGCTAATCCTTTAAGCCAGGAAGGAGGGAAGGTAAAGCTGATGAAGGAATTGAAACTGGAAGGAAATCTTTATGGTATTGGCGACGGCTATTCAGACTTTCAATTGAAAGAAAGCGGGCATGTTAAAAAGTTCTTTGCTTACACCGAGAACATTTCCCGTAACAGTGTTACTTCAAAGGCCGATTACATCACACCCAGCTTCGATGAGTTTTTATACCTCAATAAATTACCCGGCTCTATCTCTTATCCTAAGAACAGGATCATTGCCATTGTAGCAGGCAGTGTTCCGGAGGAAAGCGTTGAGCTGCTCAGGCAGGAAGGGTTTACCGTGGTAGCAGAACAGGAGGCAGATGAAAAAACGATTCAGAAAGCAGGGATTCTGCTGGTAGCTGACAAAATTATATTAGACAGCAAGCAAATCAAAAAAGCCACACGTCTTAAAGTGATCGGCTATTTTGGTCATGCACAAACGGAATTGCCGGTATCGTTTTGCACCGAAAAGGGTATTGTTATTTTTGATGCATCTAAAACATCTGCAAAGGGAGCCAATGCTATTTCCCAAAGAATCATAGATTTTATCAACAGGGGATCTGTTCAGCATAGTATTAATTTTCCTTCTCTTCAACTGACTGCGGTAACAAAAACGCATCGCATTATTCACATTCATAAGAATGTACCGGGTGTTATGGCGCATATCAATACAGTACTCGCCGAGCATGCTATTAATATTGATGCGCAATATTTAATGACGAACCCAACCATCGGGTATGTCATCATTGACATCAATAAAGAATACGATAAGCAGCTGCTGAAAGAGCTGAAAGCCATTGAGCATACGATCCAGTTCAGGGTATTGTATTAA
- a CDS encoding metal-dependent transcriptional regulator, translating to MDFSYTEENYLKTIFKIGLDNTTEEAGTNELAAALSVKPASVNEMLKKLKGKKLVNYEKYGKIKLTKTGRELAVDVIRKHRLWETFLYEKLEFSWDEVHEVAEELEHIRSKKLINRLDQFLQYPEYDPHGDPIPNEKGVFQKQSKKTLSKAEPGSSCKMVAVKDNSTSFLQYVVSLGLGINNKIKVIAREAFDGMMTIEINGETKSVSQKFSDNIIVI from the coding sequence ATGGACTTTTCATATACAGAAGAAAATTATTTAAAGACGATTTTTAAGATCGGGCTGGACAATACCACAGAGGAAGCGGGCACTAATGAACTGGCTGCAGCCCTGTCCGTTAAACCCGCGTCTGTGAACGAAATGTTGAAGAAGCTGAAGGGCAAAAAGCTGGTCAACTATGAAAAATACGGGAAAATTAAACTAACCAAAACCGGCCGTGAACTGGCCGTTGATGTGATCAGGAAGCACCGGTTATGGGAAACCTTTTTATATGAAAAGCTGGAATTCAGCTGGGATGAAGTGCATGAGGTAGCAGAAGAGCTGGAGCACATCCGCTCTAAAAAACTGATCAACAGGCTCGACCAGTTTCTTCAATACCCCGAGTATGATCCGCATGGCGATCCCATCCCCAACGAAAAAGGGGTCTTTCAGAAACAATCCAAGAAAACCCTTTCCAAAGCAGAGCCTGGCAGTTCCTGTAAAATGGTTGCGGTAAAAGACAATTCAACTTCCTTCCTCCAATACGTGGTAAGCCTGGGCCTGGGCATCAACAATAAGATCAAAGTGATTGCCAGAGAGGCATTCGACGGCATGATGACCATCGAAATCAACGGCGAAACAAAATCTGTAAGCCAGAAATTTTCAGATAACATTATTGTTATCTAA
- a CDS encoding TonB-dependent receptor translates to MSMKDGFVLIALLCCWPSQLIAQSASIKGKVVSNGSAESWVNVFLENTNLATATDSLGNFKLDSIHPGQYKLITSHLSYEPYIKEVTVDEGQSLTINIDLSALAKSGTLKDVVISGTMKAVSRLESPVPVEVYTPAYFKKNPTPSIFDALQNINGVRPQLNCNICNTGDIHINGLEGPYTMVLIDGMPIVSSLGSVYGLSGIPNSLVERIEIVKGPASSLYGSEAVGGLINIITQKPQNAPRLSADLMSTTWGEYNADLGFSLKAGKKASVLTGINYFNFQNRIDRNHDHFTDVTLQHRISVFQKWNFERKENRLFSVAGRYMYEDRWGGDTRWDKRYRGGDEIYGESIYTNRAELLGNYQLPVKEKLYFSFSLINHDQDSRYGTTSYIANQKIAFGQLVWDKKMGIHDWLAGTALRYTYYDDNTPGTANASGRNQPEKTWLPGVFLQDEMTLAPKHKLLLGFRYDHNNIHGSIYTPRIAYKWSVNDNNIIRLNAGTGFRVVNLFTEDHAALTGARDVIVEDDLKPERSYNANLNFVKKLHFNSGTFIGLDATAFYTWFTNRIVPDYESNVNQIIYSNLNGHAVSKGISLNTDINFINGLKFIIGGTLMENTLTENGKTEQQILTEKFTGTWAVSYKIRPLHLSIDYTGNIYSPMRLPLLGDLDPRNPESPWWSIQNIQFTYDGFKKLELYAGVKNLLNWTPAKSTPFLIARSNDPFDKNVVFNDNGQVVATPDNPYTLTFDPSYVYAPNQGIRGFLGVRFKL, encoded by the coding sequence ATGAGCATGAAAGATGGATTTGTTCTGATTGCACTACTTTGCTGCTGGCCCTCCCAGCTGATAGCACAATCGGCATCAATAAAAGGAAAGGTGGTTAGCAATGGTAGCGCAGAGTCCTGGGTAAATGTATTCCTGGAGAATACCAACCTGGCAACGGCTACAGATAGTTTGGGCAATTTTAAATTGGACAGTATTCATCCCGGTCAATATAAACTGATTACAAGTCATCTCAGTTATGAGCCCTACATCAAAGAAGTTACAGTTGATGAAGGTCAATCTCTTACAATCAATATAGATCTCAGTGCCCTGGCTAAATCAGGTACATTAAAAGATGTGGTGATCTCCGGGACCATGAAAGCGGTGAGCCGGCTCGAAAGCCCTGTACCGGTAGAAGTATACACGCCGGCCTATTTTAAAAAGAATCCAACGCCCAGTATATTCGATGCGTTGCAGAATATCAATGGCGTAAGGCCGCAACTCAATTGTAATATTTGTAATACCGGGGATATCCATATCAACGGTTTAGAGGGGCCATACACCATGGTGTTGATCGATGGTATGCCAATTGTAAGCTCCCTGGGATCAGTGTACGGCCTTTCGGGTATTCCAAATTCCCTGGTGGAAAGGATTGAGATAGTTAAAGGCCCCGCTTCTTCTCTATATGGGAGCGAGGCCGTTGGCGGGTTGATCAATATTATTACACAAAAACCACAGAATGCGCCGCGGCTCAGTGCAGACCTGATGTCCACCACCTGGGGCGAGTATAATGCCGACCTGGGATTTTCGTTGAAAGCAGGTAAGAAGGCAAGCGTGCTTACGGGCATTAATTATTTTAATTTTCAAAACAGGATAGACCGTAACCACGACCACTTTACCGATGTTACCTTGCAACACCGTATATCCGTTTTCCAGAAATGGAATTTTGAAAGAAAAGAAAATCGCCTGTTCAGTGTTGCGGGAAGATACATGTACGAGGATCGTTGGGGCGGTGATACGCGATGGGATAAGCGATACCGGGGCGGGGATGAGATCTATGGAGAAAGCATTTATACCAATCGCGCCGAACTGCTGGGGAATTACCAGCTTCCTGTGAAAGAAAAGCTGTATTTTTCTTTTTCGCTTATTAACCACGACCAGGATAGCCGCTACGGAACCACTTCTTATATCGCCAATCAGAAAATTGCTTTTGGTCAGCTGGTGTGGGACAAAAAAATGGGTATACACGATTGGCTGGCTGGTACCGCCCTCCGGTATACTTACTATGATGATAATACACCAGGTACAGCCAATGCGAGCGGCAGGAACCAGCCGGAGAAGACCTGGCTGCCGGGTGTTTTTTTACAGGACGAAATGACGTTAGCTCCAAAACATAAGCTGCTCCTTGGTTTTCGTTATGATCATAATAATATTCATGGAAGCATTTATACGCCCAGGATAGCTTATAAATGGTCTGTTAACGATAATAACATAATAAGGCTGAATGCAGGAACGGGCTTCCGCGTAGTGAATTTATTTACCGAAGATCATGCAGCGCTTACCGGTGCAAGGGATGTGATAGTGGAAGATGACTTAAAGCCTGAAAGATCCTATAATGCCAATCTGAATTTTGTGAAGAAGCTGCATTTCAATTCAGGTACCTTCATTGGTTTGGATGCAACTGCTTTCTATACCTGGTTTACCAATCGTATTGTGCCGGATTATGAGTCCAATGTTAACCAGATTATTTATAGTAACCTGAATGGTCATGCAGTAAGTAAAGGCATCAGCCTGAATACGGATATTAATTTCATCAATGGCCTGAAGTTTATTATAGGAGGAACTTTGATGGAGAACACGCTAACGGAGAATGGAAAAACAGAGCAGCAGATACTTACTGAAAAGTTCACGGGTACCTGGGCTGTTTCCTATAAGATACGCCCCTTGCATCTTTCTATTGACTATACCGGGAATATATATAGTCCCATGCGCTTACCCCTGTTGGGAGATCTGGATCCCAGAAACCCCGAATCTCCCTGGTGGAGCATTCAGAATATCCAGTTCACCTACGACGGGTTTAAAAAGCTGGAACTATATGCGGGTGTAAAGAACCTGCTGAACTGGACACCGGCTAAAAGCACACCCTTTCTGATAGCCAGGTCCAATGACCCCTTTGATAAGAATGTAGTGTTTAATGATAACGGACAGGTGGTGGCTACGCCTGATAACCCTTACACTTTAACCTTTGATCCATCTTATGTATATGCTCCCAACCAGGGCATCAGGGGCTTTTTAGGAGTGAGGTTTAAACTGTAA
- a CDS encoding thioredoxin family protein produces the protein MKWLKYILITIAGILLLSHISKAQVKAYSFEQVETLQKNEKRNVVVFIYTNWCQYCQAMKSTTLENGQVRKMLNDQFYYLALNAEEKKDIRFNNKLFKYKPNGANTGAHELAEALGNIDGKLAYPALVVLNSRYEIVFQYSGFLHTKAMRAVLDNTLQ, from the coding sequence ATGAAGTGGTTAAAATACATACTCATCACCATTGCCGGCATACTATTGCTTTCACACATTAGCAAAGCGCAAGTAAAAGCTTACTCGTTTGAACAAGTGGAGACGCTTCAGAAAAATGAGAAACGGAATGTGGTTGTGTTTATTTATACGAATTGGTGTCAATACTGCCAGGCAATGAAAAGTACTACGCTGGAGAATGGCCAGGTTCGTAAAATGCTAAACGATCAGTTTTATTATCTTGCATTGAACGCTGAAGAAAAAAAAGATATCCGGTTCAATAACAAGCTGTTTAAGTATAAGCCCAATGGAGCGAATACAGGCGCCCACGAACTAGCCGAGGCCCTGGGCAATATCGACGGGAAGCTGGCATACCCGGCTTTAGTAGTATTAAACAGCAGGTACGAAATTGTTTTCCAGTATAGCGGCTTTTTACATACAAAAGCAATGCGTGCCGTGCTGGACAATACATTACAATAA